In one Lolium rigidum isolate FL_2022 chromosome 3, APGP_CSIRO_Lrig_0.1, whole genome shotgun sequence genomic region, the following are encoded:
- the LOC124694725 gene encoding bisdemethoxycurcumin synthase-like, with translation MQKHAEGPAAMLAIGTANPTGVVIPQDHFADHIFRATKTDHLTELKERMKRICQKTGIEKRHFHLNEESVGAHPQFVDRELPSLDARIDMVATAVPKLALAAATKAIAEWGRPATDITHLVFSTYSACQAPSFDLRLASLLGLRPTVSRTILSLHGCYGGGRALHLAKQLAENNRGARVLVACAELTLVCFGAPDGSNLVGTALFGDGAGAVIVGAGPFREGERPLFEMVSATQTTIPRTEHVLGMQVSGAGVDFHLGIQVPTLIGQNIKQCLVDAFNTGSLVDAPPFSNWNDLFWAVHPGGRPILDNIDTVLKLEPGKLAASRHVLREYGNMSGATIVFVLDELRRRRGETDGDNLLPEWGAMLAFGPGITIEAMVLRAPPLNEN, from the exons ATGCAGAAGCACGCTGAAGGCCCTGCGGCCATGCTCGCCATCGGTACTGCGAACCCGACGGGGGTCGTAATACCCCAGGACCACTTCGCCGACCACATCTTCCGCGCGACTAAGACCGACCACCTTACTGAGCTCAAGGAAAGGATGAAGAGAATCT gccaaaagacCGGCATCGAGAAACGGCACTTCCACCTGAACGAGGAATCAGTTGGTGCCCACCCGCAGTTCGTCGACAGGGAGCTGCCATCCCTCGACGCTCGCATCGACATGGTCGCGACCGCAGTCCCCAAgctcgcgctcgccgccgccaccaaggcCATCGCCGAGTGGGGACGCCCGGCCACCGACATCACCCACCTCGTCTTCAGCACCTACTCCGCCTGCCAGGCCCCCAGCTTCGACCTCCGCCTCGCCTCGCTCCTCGGCCTCCGCCCCACGGTCAGCCGCACCATACTCAGCCTCCACGGCTGCTACGGCGGCGGCAGGGCGCTTCACCTCGCCAAGCAGCTCGCTGAGAACAACCGCGGCGCGCGCGTCCTCGTGGCTTGCGCCGAGCTTACCCTTGTCTGTTTCGGTGCTCCCGATGGAAGCAACCTCGTCGGCACGGCGTTGTTCGGCGACGGCGCTGGCGCTGTCATCGTCGGCGCCGGACCTTTCCGTGAAGGTGAGCGCCCGCTCTTCGAGATGGTCTCTGCCACCCAGACGACGATACCGAGGACCGAGCATGTGCTCGGCATGCAGGTCTCGGGTGCCGGTGTGGACTTCCACCTCGGCATCCAGGTGCCGACGCTGATAGGACAAAACATCAAGCAATGCCTCGTAGACGCCTTCAACACCGGATCACTCGTCGATGCTCCTCCGTTCTCTAACTGGAACGACCTCTTCTGGGCGGTGCACCCAGGTGGCCGCCCGATCCTGGACAACATAGACACGGTGCTCAAGCTGGAGCCAGGAAAGTTGGCGGCCAGCCGACATGTGCTTCGCGAGTACGGCAACATGAGCGGCGCAACCATCGTCTTCGTGCTCGACGAGCTGCGCCGCCGTAGGGGGGAGACGGACGGTGACAATCTGCTGCCAGAGTGGGGTGCCATGCTGGCCTTCGGACCAGGAATCACAATCGAGGCCATGGTCCTGCGCGCACCCCCTCTCAACGAAAACTAA